From one Caldichromatium japonicum genomic stretch:
- a CDS encoding branched-chain amino acid transaminase, protein MTTMADRDGLIWLDGDWVPWREAKTHVLTHTLHYGMGVFEGVRAYSTARGTAIFRLQDHTRRLFNSAHILGMPIPWDQDTLNEVQREVVRRNGLDSAYIRPMCFYGAEGMGLRADNLRVHCMVAAWSWGAYLGEENMRNGIRVRVSSFARHHVNITMCRAKANGNYLNSMLALQEALRDGYDEALLLDTEGYVMEGSGENVFIVRDGVIYTPDLTSALDGITRRTVIALSEEIGLKVIEKRITRDEVYIADEAFFTGTAAEVTPIREVDGRWIGAGTRGPITERLQSLYFEQVSGRRSEHPEWLTLI, encoded by the coding sequence ATGACGACGATGGCAGACCGCGACGGTCTGATCTGGCTAGATGGCGACTGGGTCCCTTGGCGCGAGGCCAAGACCCATGTGCTTACCCATACCCTGCATTATGGCATGGGGGTCTTTGAGGGCGTGCGCGCCTATTCGACCGCCCGTGGAACGGCCATCTTTCGTCTCCAGGATCACACCCGCCGCCTATTCAATTCGGCGCATATCCTCGGCATGCCGATACCCTGGGACCAGGATACCTTGAATGAGGTTCAACGCGAGGTGGTGCGTCGCAATGGCCTGGACTCGGCCTACATCCGTCCGATGTGCTTTTATGGTGCCGAGGGCATGGGTCTGCGCGCCGACAATCTCAGGGTCCATTGCATGGTCGCCGCCTGGTCGTGGGGGGCCTATCTCGGCGAGGAGAACATGCGCAATGGAATTCGCGTCAGGGTGTCTTCGTTTGCCCGCCATCATGTCAATATCACCATGTGCCGCGCTAAGGCCAATGGCAACTACCTGAACTCTATGCTCGCTTTACAAGAGGCCCTGCGCGACGGTTACGACGAGGCCTTGCTCCTGGATACCGAGGGCTATGTCATGGAAGGCAGCGGCGAGAACGTCTTCATTGTTCGCGATGGTGTGATCTATACGCCGGATCTCACCTCGGCGCTCGACGGCATCACCCGCCGCACGGTAATCGCGCTGAGCGAAGAGATTGGACTCAAGGTCATCGAAAAGCGCATCACCCGCGACGAGGTCTATATCGCCGATGAGGCCTTTTTCACCGGCACCGCCGCGGAGGTGACCCCCATCCGCGAGGTCGATGGGCGCTGGATTGGTGCTGGGACCCGCGGCCCAATCACCGAGCGCCTGCAATCCCTCTATTTCGAGCAGGTCTCTGGACGGCGTTCCGAGCATCCCGAATGGTTGACCCTGATATGA
- a CDS encoding class I SAM-dependent methyltransferase, translating to MKRRPEPEELMEGEDQARAYAEADFTESNTLFIRLLQQLVSDTHRPLAALDLGCGPADIVIRFLRAYPNARCAALDGSKAMLKLAAQALSAHPELVERAQLIQDCIPSERLPRAHYDLVLSNSLLHHLPDPQVLWETVRSAAKPGAPVLIMDLMRSASPGWVETLVETYAGSEPEVLKRDFRNSLYAAFEPAEVSAQLQTAGLECLEVAVVSDRHLAVMGYLPT from the coding sequence ATGAAACGCCGACCCGAACCCGAAGAGCTAATGGAAGGCGAAGATCAGGCCCGGGCCTATGCCGAGGCCGACTTCACCGAGTCCAATACACTGTTCATTCGGCTGTTACAGCAGTTGGTGTCCGATACCCACAGACCTCTTGCAGCTCTTGATCTCGGCTGCGGGCCTGCTGACATCGTCATCCGTTTCTTGCGTGCCTATCCCAACGCCCGCTGCGCTGCCCTCGATGGATCAAAGGCAATGCTCAAGCTCGCTGCCCAGGCCCTCTCTGCCCACCCTGAGCTTGTAGAACGGGCGCAGTTGATCCAGGATTGCATCCCCTCCGAGCGCCTGCCGCGCGCACATTATGACCTGGTCTTATCTAATAGCCTACTCCATCACCTGCCCGATCCCCAGGTGCTCTGGGAGACGGTCCGCTCTGCGGCCAAACCAGGCGCACCGGTCCTCATCATGGACCTCATGCGCTCCGCATCCCCTGGATGGGTCGAGACCCTAGTCGAGACCTATGCCGGCTCCGAGCCAGAGGTCCTCAAGCGCGACTTTCGCAATTCGCTCTATGCCGCCTTCGAGCCCGCCGAGGTCAGCGCCCAGCTTCAAACCGCCGGGCTCGAGTGCCTGGAGGTCGCTGTCGTCAGCGACCGGCATCTCGCGGTCATGGGGTATCTGCCGACATGA
- a CDS encoding EscU/YscU/HrcU family type III secretion system export apparatus switch protein — protein MLYQLIRDHLPNLVRLPHCGLGCISPLLWRLLFDLMLLASLGFIIIAVADFVFQRFQFMKEMRMTKQEIKQKYKEMEGDPRTRRSRASTGNCI, from the coding sequence TTGTTATATCAGCTCATCCGCGATCATCTGCCCAATCTCGTCAGGCTCCCACACTGCGGCCTGGGTTGTATCTCGCCGTTGTTGTGGCGCCTATTGTTCGATCTCATGCTTTTGGCCAGCCTAGGCTTTATCATCATCGCTGTCGCTGACTTCGTCTTTCAGCGCTTTCAGTTCATGAAGGAAATGCGCATGACCAAGCAGGAGATCAAGCAAAAATACAAGGAGATGGAAGGCGATCCGCGGACCCGCCGATCAAGGGCAAGCACCGGCAATTGCATATAG
- a CDS encoding IS630 family transposase, whose product MQRLWARRGPRAQGKVGEKRALLAEQDAQIRKLMCDGTPDELKLPFALWSRQAVRQLILDRFGIELRPQGEGKYLARWGLTPQKPIRRAYEQSPPAGKTWLEETYPDIARRAKAEGAEIHWGDETGLRSDEVRGRSYAPAIKTPEIRVTHRREGLSVISTLTNRGKVRRKAFAGAMNADILIDFMKRLVKDARGKKIFLILDNLRVHHTKPVKAWLAACANQIEASSLPSYSPALNPNEMLKATITAQAPSRAKGDLKKATVSHLRRLLNSPQRIMRYFQHLHWFRINKLPPAWPVA is encoded by the coding sequence CTGCAAAGGCTATGGGCGCGAAGGGGCCCAAGGGCTCAAGGAAAGGTGGGTGAGAAGCGGGCGCTGTTGGCGGAGCAGGACGCCCAGATACGCAAGCTCATGTGCGACGGGACACCGGATGAGCTGAAGCTGCCGTTTGCGCTGTGGAGCCGGCAGGCGGTGCGGCAGTTGATCCTCGACCGTTTTGGCATCGAGCTCAGGCCGCAGGGGGAAGGCAAGTACTTGGCGCGCTGGGGATTGACGCCCCAGAAACCGATTCGGCGCGCCTATGAGCAAAGCCCGCCGGCGGGCAAGACGTGGCTTGAGGAGACCTACCCGGACATTGCCCGGCGCGCCAAGGCCGAGGGCGCCGAAATCCACTGGGGCGATGAAACGGGGCTGCGCTCGGACGAGGTGCGCGGGCGCTCTTATGCGCCGGCGATCAAGACGCCCGAGATTCGCGTCACGCACCGTCGCGAAGGCCTGTCGGTGATCTCGACGCTGACCAACCGCGGCAAGGTGCGTCGGAAGGCGTTCGCGGGGGCGATGAACGCCGACATCCTGATCGACTTCATGAAGCGGCTCGTCAAGGACGCCAGGGGCAAGAAGATCTTCCTCATCCTCGACAACCTGCGCGTGCATCACACCAAGCCGGTCAAGGCCTGGCTGGCTGCATGCGCCAATCAAATCGAGGCCTCCTCCCTCCCCTCCTACAGCCCAGCACTGAACCCCAACGAGATGCTCAAGGCCACCATCACCGCGCAGGCGCCCTCCCGCGCCAAGGGCGATCTGAAGAAGGCGACCGTCAGCCACCTGCGCCGCCTTCTCAATTCCCCCCAACGCATCATGCGCTACTTCCAGCATCTTCATTGGTTTCGGATCAATAAACTGCCGCCCGCTTGGCCCGTCGCTTGA
- a CDS encoding flagellar biosynthetic protein FliR, whose product MALTVLLAAPVIIAMFLSEFALAMISRFAPQMNVFVLAMPVKSGVGMLILLTLPGADPPADSLHRLIPVLC is encoded by the coding sequence ATGGCGCTGACGGTGCTACTGGCCGCGCCGGTGATCATCGCCATGTTCTTGTCCGAGTTTGCCTTGGCCATGATCAGCCGCTTTGCCCCGCAGATGAATGTCTTTGTGCTGGCAATGCCGGTAAAGAGCGGCGTCGGGATGTTGATCCTACTGACGCTTCCAGGAGCTGATCCTCCTGCCGACTCTCTTCATCGGCTCATACCTGTCCTTTGCTGA
- a CDS encoding EscU/YscU/HrcU family type III secretion system export apparatus switch protein, whose product MLDGAGVLVLQMIAPPLALAVLIGIAAHVGQFGFLLTFAPLMLKLDKISPGKAIKKIFSLKNLIELLKNLIELLKSLLNRPLKNVARIARCKAPGAQRPRKRAVGDVSVKAYMSEANVMPKPHIK is encoded by the coding sequence ATGTTGGATGGTGCGGGGGTTTTGGTCTTACAGATGATCGCACCGCCGTTGGCTCTAGCGGTCTTGATCGGGATCGCCGCCCATGTCGGACAGTTTGGTTTTTTGCTCACCTTCGCGCCGCTCATGCTTAAGCTGGACAAGATCAGTCCCGGCAAGGCGATCAAAAAGATCTTTTCATTAAAAAATCTAATCGAACTATTAAAAAATCTAATCGAACTCCTCAAATCTCTCCTTAACAGGCCGTTGAAAAACGTCGCGAGGATAGCCAGATGCAAGGCGCCCGGAGCGCAGCGACCGAGAAAACGAGCCGTAGGCGATGTTTCGGTGAAGGCTTACATGAGCGAAGCGAATGTTATGCCGAAACCACATATCAAGTAG
- a CDS encoding MBL fold metallo-hydrolase translates to MSQLVQEIAEGIYCIETGLYRPGLAAAYLIRSGEELAFIDTGPAQAISQLLEALNLLGLDAEQVAYVMPTHVHLDHAGAAGHLMAACPRARLVVHPKGAAHLIDPAKLIAGASAVYGEEPFREVFGQPLPIPAERVIAANDGQTFDLAGRHLTFIDTPGHANHHGCFLDEDTRGIFSGDTFGIAYQAFHTTEGPWLFAPTTPVAFDPDAWLASLDKLMGHQPAAMYLTHYGRINRPAEWVDDLCESIAALAQLALREASQPEARREARLKEAVRNHLLAAIRSHGLALAEDEALELLRVDIELNAQGLEVWLKRRAKRAAVY, encoded by the coding sequence ATGTCGCAATTGGTCCAAGAGATCGCCGAAGGGATATATTGTATCGAGACAGGGCTCTACCGCCCCGGTCTCGCGGCGGCTTATCTGATCCGCTCGGGCGAAGAGCTCGCCTTCATCGACACCGGCCCTGCTCAGGCCATCAGTCAGCTGCTCGAGGCGCTCAACCTTTTAGGTCTAGACGCCGAGCAGGTTGCCTATGTCATGCCCACCCACGTCCATCTCGATCATGCTGGGGCGGCCGGGCACCTCATGGCCGCCTGTCCGCGGGCACGCCTGGTGGTCCATCCCAAGGGGGCAGCGCATCTGATCGATCCGGCCAAGCTCATTGCCGGCGCGAGCGCGGTCTATGGCGAGGAGCCATTTCGCGAGGTCTTCGGCCAGCCGCTTCCCATCCCCGCAGAACGGGTCATCGCTGCCAACGACGGTCAGACCTTTGACCTCGCCGGGCGCCACTTGACCTTCATCGACACCCCGGGCCACGCCAATCACCATGGCTGTTTTTTAGACGAGGATACGCGGGGCATTTTCAGCGGCGATACCTTCGGGATCGCCTATCAGGCATTTCACACCACCGAGGGCCCTTGGCTTTTTGCCCCGACGACGCCGGTGGCCTTCGACCCGGATGCTTGGCTTGCAAGCCTCGATAAACTTATGGGTCACCAGCCGGCGGCGATGTATCTCACCCATTATGGACGCATCAACCGGCCTGCCGAATGGGTCGACGATCTATGCGAAAGCATCGCGGCCTTGGCTCAACTTGCCTTGCGCGAAGCGTCTCAACCCGAAGCGAGGCGGGAGGCGCGGCTCAAGGAGGCCGTGCGCAATCATTTGCTCGCTGCAATACGCTCGCATGGCCTGGCCCTAGCCGAAGACGAGGCCCTAGAGCTGCTCAGGGTCGATATTGAGCTCAATGCCCAAGGTTTAGAGGTCTGGCTCAAGCGACGGGCCAAGCGGGCGGCAGTTTATTGA
- the xerC gene encoding tyrosine recombinase XerC: protein MSNSALLSLARFLDHLAHERRLSAHTVAAYRRDLSQIARWLDRQVRGPLERIDEAGIRSYLAWRHRQGLSAKTLQRELSSLRTFFRWLLREEQAEANPAVGVRAPKSPRLLPKVFDADRLGALLDQPADEPLAIRDSAMVELFYSSGLRLSELVGLNLDDLDIQAGEVRVLGKGNKERLVPVGSKACVAIRRWLEIRPSLASSTEPALFVSQRGRRIHPRTVEQRLACWAIERGADQHLHPHLLRHSFASHFLESSGDLRAVQELLGHAGIGTTQIYTHLDFQHLAQIYDQAHPRARKKGTPDLDDPA, encoded by the coding sequence ATGTCTAACTCCGCGCTTTTGAGCCTTGCCCGCTTTCTCGACCACCTGGCCCATGAGCGGCGCCTTTCGGCCCACACGGTCGCCGCCTACCGACGGGATCTCAGCCAGATTGCCCGCTGGCTCGACCGACAGGTCCGCGGTCCACTTGAGCGGATCGACGAAGCGGGGATTCGCAGTTATCTGGCATGGCGGCATCGCCAGGGGCTCAGCGCCAAGACGCTCCAGCGCGAGCTGTCGAGCCTGCGCACCTTTTTTCGCTGGTTATTACGTGAAGAGCAGGCCGAGGCCAATCCCGCCGTCGGGGTGCGCGCCCCTAAGTCACCCCGTTTGCTGCCGAAGGTCTTCGATGCCGATCGGCTCGGGGCACTGCTCGATCAGCCGGCGGATGAGCCGCTCGCCATCCGCGACAGTGCGATGGTCGAGCTGTTTTATTCCTCTGGGTTGCGTCTCTCTGAGCTGGTGGGCTTGAACCTCGACGATCTCGACATCCAAGCGGGCGAAGTCAGGGTCCTGGGCAAGGGAAACAAGGAGCGACTGGTGCCGGTCGGTAGCAAGGCATGCGTGGCGATCAGGCGCTGGCTCGAGATACGCCCAAGCCTCGCGTCCTCGACTGAGCCGGCGCTCTTTGTCAGCCAGCGCGGTCGGCGCATCCATCCGCGTACGGTGGAACAGCGCCTCGCATGCTGGGCGATCGAACGCGGTGCCGACCAGCACCTACACCCGCATCTCTTGCGACACAGCTTTGCCTCCCATTTCCTAGAGTCGTCTGGCGATCTGCGTGCCGTCCAAGAGCTGTTGGGTCATGCAGGGATCGGCACCACCCAGATCTATACCCATCTGGACTTCCAGCACCTTGCCCAGATCTATGATCAGGCGCATCCCAGGGCGCGCAAGAAAGGAACCCCTGATCTGGACGATCCTGCTTGA
- a CDS encoding DUF484 family protein, with product MSERAREDRADGAEDERQVAIYLIANPDFLVRHPEVLAVIDVPHRLPPGVCSLVEYQVQRLRRQLTAERKRLAHLIARAREYEAFVNRLHALTLKLLAIDQSEQLCHLLRETLMRTFRADAILLKLFPCQRPNTTISDPLAVSFRDFIDRRRALCGPLNGKQAQTLFGEAGSVIQSAAIIPLQTDEHWGVIAIGNTDPECFSPEMDTEIFDRLGELLSQKLRSLPFGQCEGHV from the coding sequence ATGAGCGAACGCGCTAGAGAGGATCGCGCGGACGGAGCGGAAGATGAGCGCCAGGTTGCAATCTACCTGATCGCCAATCCGGATTTTCTAGTCCGTCATCCCGAGGTGCTCGCTGTCATCGACGTGCCTCACCGGCTCCCGCCCGGTGTGTGCTCACTGGTCGAATATCAGGTCCAGCGCCTGCGCCGTCAGCTCACCGCCGAGCGCAAGCGTCTGGCGCATCTCATCGCCCGCGCCCGCGAGTATGAGGCGTTCGTCAACCGGCTGCATGCCCTGACCCTTAAGCTGCTGGCCATCGACCAATCTGAACAGCTCTGCCATCTCTTACGCGAGACCCTGATGCGGACATTCCGCGCCGACGCCATCCTGCTCAAGCTCTTTCCCTGTCAGCGACCGAATACCACCATCTCAGACCCCCTGGCCGTGTCATTCAGGGATTTTATCGATCGGCGCCGCGCCCTCTGTGGCCCTTTGAACGGCAAGCAGGCGCAAACCCTGTTCGGTGAGGCCGGATCGGTCATTCAATCCGCGGCCATTATCCCTCTCCAGACCGATGAGCACTGGGGGGTAATCGCCATCGGCAATACCGATCCAGAGTGTTTCAGCCCCGAGATGGACACCGAGATCTTCGACCGTCTGGGCGAACTGCTCAGCCAAAAGCTGAGATCCCTTCCCTTCGGTCAATGTGAAGGCCATGTCTAA
- a CDS encoding EscT/YscT/HrcT family type III secretion system export apparatus protein, translating into MRPTIPSARLSLHTSSHAAALRAPQTTAISCLVFPCPRHQDSSLNFKSMCFLINKALALLGKEVFIGLMLGFSAAIPFWIADGVGYFIDNQRGTTMASSIDSMTGVQTSPLFVGGGAVVFLSALYESYRLGHSHYSLFICTSNPQPFPGCLLYSIISWR; encoded by the coding sequence CTGCGCCCAACAATCCCCTCTGCGCGCCTATCGCTTCATACGTCCAGCCACGCCGCCGCTCTTCGCGCGCCGCAAACGACAGCAATCTCATGTCTCGTCTTTCCATGCCCACGACATCAGGACAGCTCACTCAATTTCAAAAGCATGTGTTTCTTAATCAATAAAGCATTGGCGCTACTCGGCAAAGAGGTCTTCATCGGGCTGATGCTCGGGTTTTCTGCCGCCATCCCCTTCTGGATCGCCGATGGGGTAGGGTATTTCATCGACAACCAGCGCGGCACCACCATGGCGAGCTCGATCGATTCCATGACCGGCGTGCAGACCTCGCCGCTCTTCGTCGGCGGCGGGGCGGTGGTCTTTTTAAGCGCGCTCTATGAGAGCTATCGCCTGGGCCACTCCCACTATTCTCTTTTTATCTGCACCTCGAACCCGCAGCCATTCCCTGGCTGTTTGCTCTACTCGATCATCTCATGGCGCTGA
- the dapF gene encoding diaminopimelate epimerase, with amino-acid sequence MRLRFTKMHGLGNDFVVLDGVRQRIALDAALIRRLADRRFGIGCDQVLLVEPPRLPGTDFHYRIFNANGSEVEQCGNGARCFARFVRDQGLSTQDEILVSTAAGVIRLYLEEDDQVRVNMGIPTFEPAKIPFLADAPALTHALEVAGQTLHLSALSLGNPHAVILVEDIDTAPVAELGPLLERHPRFPKRVNVGFMQVISLDAVRLRVYERGVGETLACGSGACAAAVSGQRLGLLGPSVRVSLPGGDLRIEWQGEGRPVWMSGPAERVFVGEIEIAEE; translated from the coding sequence ATGAGGCTGCGTTTCACCAAGATGCACGGACTGGGCAACGACTTTGTCGTGCTCGATGGGGTGCGCCAGCGCATCGCGCTTGATGCCGCCCTCATCCGGCGTCTCGCCGATCGGCGCTTCGGGATCGGTTGCGATCAGGTCCTGTTAGTCGAGCCCCCTCGCCTACCGGGAACGGATTTCCATTACCGTATCTTCAATGCCAATGGCAGCGAGGTCGAACAATGCGGCAATGGGGCGCGCTGCTTCGCCCGCTTTGTCCGCGATCAGGGCTTAAGTACCCAAGACGAAATCCTTGTCAGCACCGCGGCAGGGGTCATCCGCCTGTATCTGGAGGAAGATGACCAGGTGCGGGTCAACATGGGCATCCCGACCTTCGAACCCGCTAAGATCCCCTTCCTTGCAGACGCCCCAGCCCTGACCCATGCCTTGGAGGTCGCAGGTCAGACCCTGCATCTGAGCGCCCTCTCCTTGGGCAACCCCCATGCGGTCATCCTGGTCGAGGACATCGATACCGCACCGGTCGCTGAGCTTGGGCCATTGCTCGAGCGTCACCCGCGGTTCCCCAAGCGGGTCAACGTCGGCTTCATGCAGGTTATATCCCTCGATGCCGTCCGCTTGAGGGTCTATGAGCGCGGGGTCGGCGAGACCCTCGCCTGCGGCAGCGGCGCCTGCGCGGCGGCGGTCAGCGGACAGCGCCTGGGTCTACTCGGCCCGAGCGTTCGAGTCAGCCTGCCGGGCGGGGACCTGCGGATCGAGTGGCAGGGCGAGGGACGGCCGGTCTGGATGAGCGGTCCTGCCGAGCGGGTCTTTGTCGGCGAGATTGAGATTGCTGAGGAGTAG
- a CDS encoding sulfotransferase family 2 domain-containing protein: MLLSHRYRFLFVHIAKTGGTSVRAALKPLLWRDPWYYPMWLCGRLNHLTGHRLGMKLPRHAKVILAQELLPREYFEGLFKFAFVRNPWDLQVSSFHHIRRERPHYLGGHTDFADFLRWKLDPDRPYQYHLDTSITPQSDYLVDLEGRVIVDDIGRYERLEEDFAGICKRIGIRPLPLPHRRRAQDRKRDWRTYYTDETAELVARHFARDIELFGYHFDP, encoded by the coding sequence ATGCTTCTGTCGCATCGCTATCGTTTTCTCTTTGTCCATATCGCCAAGACCGGCGGGACCAGCGTGCGCGCGGCCCTCAAACCCCTGCTTTGGCGCGACCCCTGGTATTACCCGATGTGGCTGTGCGGGCGGTTGAATCATCTGACGGGTCATCGGTTGGGGATGAAGCTTCCGCGCCATGCCAAGGTCATCCTGGCGCAAGAGCTCTTACCCCGGGAATATTTCGAGGGTCTCTTTAAGTTCGCCTTCGTCCGCAATCCCTGGGATCTCCAGGTAAGTTCCTTTCATCACATCCGCCGCGAACGCCCGCACTATCTCGGCGGACATACAGACTTTGCCGACTTTTTGCGTTGGAAGCTCGACCCCGACCGCCCCTACCAATATCACCTGGACACCTCTATCACCCCACAGAGTGACTATCTGGTTGACCTCGAGGGGCGGGTCATTGTCGATGACATCGGACGCTATGAGCGACTGGAGGAGGATTTCGCAGGGATCTGCAAACGGATCGGAATCAGACCCCTTCCTCTCCCACATCGCCGCCGAGCCCAGGACCGCAAACGCGATTGGCGTACCTATTACACGGATGAAACCGCTGAACTCGTCGCGCGCCACTTCGCCCGCGACATCGAGCTGTTTGGTTACCATTTCGATCCCTGA
- a CDS encoding FHIPEP family type III secretion protein, with amino-acid sequence MAPDLEETIRGAIRQTSAGSYLAIDPAVAQRFTARCKQVIGQLKPGRHRPVILVSIDIRRYVRKLIERELYDVPVLSYQELTEEITVQPLDRIAI; translated from the coding sequence TTGGCCCCAGATCTCGAAGAGACCATTCGCGGCGCGATCCGCCAGACCTCAGCGGGGAGCTATCTTGCGATCGATCCCGCTGTAGCGCAGAGATTTACTGCGCGCTGCAAACAGGTGATCGGTCAGCTCAAACCTGGACGCCACCGTCCTGTGATCTTGGTTTCGATAGACATCCGCCGCTATGTGCGCAAACTCATCGAGCGTGAGCTCTATGATGTGCCGGTATTGTCTTATCAGGAATTGACTGAAGAAATCACGGTGCAGCCGCTGGATCGGATCGCGATCTAG
- a CDS encoding zinc-finger domain-containing protein has product MHSLLAELRSQLTAKPAQTAPEAEVIAVRRADLPLCCPRSHETLWNMHPRVYLPIEDDPKHEVVCPYCGARYRLID; this is encoded by the coding sequence ATGCACTCGCTCCTCGCTGAGCTGCGCAGCCAGCTCACCGCAAAACCAGCGCAGACGGCCCCGGAAGCCGAGGTGATCGCGGTGAGGCGTGCAGACCTGCCGCTCTGCTGCCCCCGCTCGCATGAGACCCTCTGGAACATGCACCCGAGGGTCTATCTCCCTATCGAAGACGACCCTAAGCACGAGGTTGTCTGCCCCTACTGTGGCGCGAGATACCGGCTGATCGACTGA
- a CDS encoding SpoIIE family protein phosphatase, translated as MGPFAPIAFADVEHPCAQQSPLRAYRFIPPATPPLFARRKRQQSHVSSFHAHDIWTAHSISKACVSYQYFGDAADKWGKTYVYYAPIRSSDWTIAIVFPEEKLFDDLNRLTLEAATIGGIGLLAALPIVLLIGSSISRPLCALAQANERIAQGALDVPLPTLNRGDEVGLLTDSFAAMQSALRQYIDQLQAATAAKERLESELRIARDIQMSILPRPLPLEAQRTFALCATLVPAREVSGDFYDFFMLAADRLYLVIADVSGKGVPSALFAVATKSLIKAKAHDRFDPAAILTEVNAELAADNPSNMFITVFCGVLDTRSGELIYTNAGHNPPILLGTDGRARWVKSQPQVLLGVMDGVCYRSDRANLLPGERLVLYTDGLTEAKNGQDELFREARLLAALESSPRQELGGLLAGVLGQVVTFVGAAPQADDMTLLAIEYRGYMAPVRTEIGPSDASSAH; from the coding sequence TTGGGCCCCTTCGCGCCCATAGCCTTTGCAGATGTCGAACACCCCTGCGCCCAACAATCCCCTCTGCGCGCCTATCGCTTCATACCTCCAGCTACGCCGCCGCTCTTCGCGCGCCGCAAACGACAGCAATCTCATGTCTCGTCTTTCCATGCCCACGACATCTGGACAGCTCACTCAATTTCAAAAGCATGTGTTTCTTATCAATATTTTGGGGACGCTGCAGATAAATGGGGGAAAACCTATGTCTATTATGCGCCGATCCGCTCTTCGGATTGGACGATCGCCATCGTCTTCCCCGAGGAGAAGCTCTTCGACGATCTCAACCGCCTGACGCTGGAGGCTGCCACCATCGGCGGGATCGGCCTGCTGGCGGCGCTGCCGATCGTCTTGTTGATCGGGAGTTCCATCAGCCGTCCGCTGTGCGCCCTGGCCCAGGCGAACGAGCGGATTGCTCAGGGTGCGCTCGATGTCCCCTTGCCCACGCTTAACAGGGGCGATGAGGTCGGCTTATTGACCGACTCGTTCGCTGCCATGCAGTCTGCCCTGCGCCAGTATATCGACCAGCTTCAGGCTGCGACTGCGGCTAAGGAACGTCTCGAAAGTGAGCTGAGGATCGCGCGCGACATCCAGATGTCGATTCTCCCCCGGCCCTTGCCGCTAGAGGCGCAGCGGACGTTCGCGCTCTGCGCTACCCTTGTCCCCGCGCGCGAGGTCAGCGGTGATTTCTATGATTTCTTTATGCTCGCTGCCGACCGGCTGTATCTTGTGATCGCTGATGTCTCGGGCAAGGGGGTGCCCTCGGCGCTCTTTGCGGTCGCCACCAAGTCCCTGATCAAGGCGAAGGCGCATGACCGCTTCGATCCCGCAGCGATCCTTACCGAGGTCAATGCTGAGCTTGCCGCCGACAATCCGAGCAATATGTTCATTACTGTGTTCTGCGGGGTGCTCGATACCCGCTCGGGCGAGCTGATCTATACCAATGCTGGGCACAACCCACCGATCCTGCTCGGCACGGATGGGCGGGCAAGATGGGTCAAATCCCAGCCGCAGGTGCTACTCGGGGTCATGGATGGGGTGTGTTACAGATCGGATCGGGCGAACTTGCTGCCCGGCGAGCGGCTGGTGCTCTATACCGATGGCCTCACCGAAGCCAAAAACGGGCAGGATGAGTTATTTAGGGAAGCGCGCTTGCTCGCTGCCCTGGAGTCATCCCCCAGACAAGAGCTTGGCGGTTTGCTCGCGGGGGTGCTCGGCCAGGTTGTCACCTTTGTCGGCGCTGCGCCCCAAGCCGATGACATGACCCTGTTGGCCATCGAATATCGGGGCTATATGGCACCTGTTCGCACAGAGATAGGCCCCAGCGATGCGTCTTCAGCGCATTGA
- a CDS encoding EscU/YscU/HrcU family type III secretion system export apparatus switch protein codes for MQQTASAVKRSTVVVTNPTRIVIALEYREGEIPLPIVRAKGENLMAEYIINLARAEGIPVMENVPLARAS; via the coding sequence ATGCAGCAGACCGCAAGTGCTGTCAAACGTTCGACCGTAGTCGTCACCAATCCTACGCGCATCGTTATCGCCCTCGAATATCGCGAGGGCGAGATCCCCCTGCCGATCGTGCGCGCCAAGGGCGAAAACCTCATGGCCGAATACATCATCAACCTAGCCCGCGCTGAAGGTATCCCAGTGATGGAGAACGTCCCGCTGGCGCGCGCTTCATGA